A stretch of Prunus dulcis chromosome 6, ALMONDv2, whole genome shotgun sequence DNA encodes these proteins:
- the LOC117630316 gene encoding probable polygalacturonase At3g15720, protein MKVPLTATVLVLTIWLVASPNSSCSARRVVPDDFDLFDYGAVHHNTPTDDEGFSQEAFREGWETESTTRDSFNRGNAQTEEYDPQAFLEAWEAKTNTFNVVDYGAVGNGLVDDTKAFLKAWGAMCASSTQGTLTLVVPKGKRFLLNAVAFEGPCRASKVNFQIQGSIVAPNNIGAWTNKEMWIHFSDVQGLTVNGGGRIDGNGAVWWKACGSKGCQRPTALHFNKCHGFQLSRLAIFNSPKNHISICSCNGPRVLGLLIWAPKDSPNTDGIDISRSTRVTIQSSHIATGDDCIAINSGSSYIKIRDIRCGPGHGISIGSLGEHGEYSQVEEVQVSNCSFKGTTNGVRIKTWEGGSGYARKITFEGITFEDTKNPIIIDQHYFDKRPTSATDISKSVQVSDITYRNINGTCTDEKAITLACAGGGCTNIVMNNVNIKSDLPNKRSYAYCDNAHGTSAFSLPSVPCLLH, encoded by the exons ATGAAGGTCCCGCTTACTGCCACCGTTTTGGTCCTAACTATTTGGCTAGTTGCTTCACCTAATAGTTCATGTAGTGCTAGAAGAGTCGTGCCAGATGATTTCGATTTGTTTGATTATGGTGCTGTTCATCACAACACCCCAACTGATGATGAGGGTTTTTCTCAA GAGGCCTTCCGAGAAGGATGGGAGACTGAATCAACAACAAGAGACTCATTCAATCGTGGAAATGCCCAAACTGAAGAATATGATCCACAA GCCTTCCTGGAAGCATGGgaagcaaaaacaaatactTTCAATGTGGTAGATTACGGTGCTGTTGGGAATGGCCTAGTAGATGATACAAAGGCCTTCCTCAAGGCATGGGGAGCTATGTGTGCTTCATCAACTCAAGGCACCCTTACCCTGGTGGTACCAAAGGGCAAAAGATTCTTGTTAAATGCTGTGGCGTTTGAAGGGCCTTGCAGGGCTAGTAAAGTAAATTTCCAG ATACAAGGGAGTATTGTTGCACCGAATAACATTGGTGCATGGACAAACAAGGAGATGTGGATTCATTTTTCGGATGTACAAGGTCTAACGGTCAATGGAGGAGGTCGAATTGACGGAAACGGCGCTGTTTGGTGGAAAGCTTGCGGTAGCAAGGGCTGTCAGAGACCAACT GCTCTCCATTTCAACAAATGTCATGGCTTCCAATTGAGTCGTCTGGCAATTTTTAATAGCCCTAAAAATCATATAAGCATTTGTAGCTGCAATGGCCCTCGAGTTCTCGGTCTCTTAATTTGGGCTCCTAAAGACAGTCCAAACACAGATGGAATTGATATTTCCCGATCAACCCGAGTCACAATTCAATCTTCTCACATAGCAACTG gTGATGATTGTATTGCCATCAATAGCGGTTCGTCTTATATCAAGATTAGGGATATTAGATGCGGACCAGGCCATGGTATTAG TATTGGAAGTCTAGGTGAACATGGAGAATACAGTCAAGTGGAAGAGGTGCAAGTGAGCAATTGCAGCTTCAAGGGGACAACAAATGGAGTGAGAATCAAGACATGGGAA GGCGGATCGGGATATGCTAGGAAGATCACTTTCGAAGGCATCACATTTGAAGACACCAAAAATCCTATCATAATAGACCAGCACTATTTCGATAAACGACCTACTTCAGCAACGGACATAAGCAAg TCGGTACAAGTTAGCGACATCACATACCGAAACATAAACGGAACTTGCACTGATGAGAAAGCCATAACTTTGGCCTGCGCAGGGGGCGGATGCACAAACATTGTGATGAACAACGTGAACATAAAATCTGATCTTCCAAACAAGAGGTCTTATGCTTACTGCGACAATGCCCATGGCACCTCTGCCTTCTCTTTGCCTTCTGTCCCATGCCTTTTGCATTGA